The stretch of DNA ACTTTTTTAGTGCGCCATTATTTGCGACTTGCGAGCTGCGACCGGCTCCAGCACAGAATCAACAGCCAGCAAAAAGCACCTGAAGGATGGTAAGCACGGACCGAGCTACAAGGACGGTCACAGTCACAGTCAGATTCACACAGCTGCTACGGTGGTGTTTGTGCGCGTCGTGATGGACCCGACGAAGACTATCGATGATCGACTTGATAGCTAGCTGCAGCAGGTGGGAAGGTTGACGGAAGCGCTCCGGTTTCCAGTTTGGGCTAGAACGTGAACGTCTCGGCCACGGCCCCCGGCTCTCTGCTGGCGTGCTGGATCCCAAACGAGTGCTCAGCTCTGTCACTCTCAGCGAGTCAGCGTAGTACAATGCAAGCAAGCCACGTATCCATCGATGGGACGATGACGAATTGACAATACAGATCAACCATTACCATTGCTGGTGGCCCGGTGCTAGCTGCTATATTTGTCTCTCCCAGGCCTTCCCGTGGAACTGGACGAAACGGACGACTTCCAAAGCCAGTATGTTGCGGGGTGCATCACGTTATGGAGGGAAGACTTGGAGAGATCTATCGGAGCATCTCAAGGATGACTCTTATTAAGGTCATGTTTGGATGACAccgtgaattttttttcaaaaaaagacgaatgtatgtataaagtactaaacgaagtttatttgcgataCCTTTTtatggatgggtgtaacttttcgagacgaatctaatgagccaagtttcatcatgattggctacagtgatgttacagtaaccgAGCCTAATCATCCcctaatcgtacggtcaaatgcctcattaggtataataactgctacagtaccatagttgtggaggtggtttgaTAATTAGaatttatttaatacctctaatcaatggtcaaagcaccaaaaaaatttcatgaaaattttttcaggggccatccaaacacggcctaaaCTCTTATTAAGCAAGCAATTCGATGGCTCCTTCATGACTAGTAACTACCTAGTGACATCATTATTAAGTATTTAcagaaattgatcactaatctaTTTCTTCATAACAGTTTTGATGAGCGGGTAAAAACAACACTTTAGAAAATAATTCAGCTATTTGGGAGGCTTTCCAAATTTCACCCCTGTCACCCACGTAAAGCTCGAGCTCGCCTTCCAAATTACGATCTCTCAGCTTCCAAATTTTTAAATCCTTGTGCCACTTTTCTTCCACCGTTCCTATGCCCACCGAGCTCCCCCTGATCTTGTCCTTTCCCTTCTATCTCTGCCCCAGCGCGAATGCTGCAATCCGTAATTTATTTTCCTTCCACCTCGCTTCTTGCCTTTTCTTTCATGCACGGGAATTAGCATCTCGATGTTGTTATTCTTTCAATTCCTATTAGCACAGGGCCATAACGTTCTTTCCTGCCTCCCATTCCTAGTACGTGATTGCTTCTTTCCAATCACGCACATCCCGGCGAAATCCTTCTGCTGCCTGCCCTACTCGCCGTTTGTTGCATCCTCCCCGCACGCGATGCAGCGACGTCGTCACCGACCACGCCGAGGTCTTCATCCGTCCAGAACGGCGTTTCTGGCATACTTGACATGGAGGCTCAGGTGTTCAGGGCGCTTTTCTGTTTTTTCGTGTACACCGACTCGTTTCCTGACATGACGAAAGAAGATGGGGAAGATGTCATGGCCCAGCATCTGCTCGTTGCGGCTGATAGGTACAGCATGGAGAGGCTCAAGCTGATGTGCGAGGAGAAACTGTGCCAGTACATTGATGTCGGCTCGGTAGCAACCATACTGGCGCTGGCCGAGCAGCACCACTGCCACGGGCTCAAGAAGGCGTGCTTCTGTTTTCTGAGCTCTCCTGAAAGGCTGAAAATCGAAGGGCGTTTGTGGAGAGTGAAGGCTTTGAGCATCTCAGCACAAGCTGCCCCTCTATCACAAAGGAGTTGATCATTCTCCAGTGATACTGATACTACTTATTAGCAGTGGTTGCTTATAGTTCGTTTGGGGACTAGCTAATCATCACAGGTAGCAGCAGTTCAGTTATTGTAGTTTCAATTTTCTACGCTTCGATCAGCTGCCACCGTAGACCATCCACATCGCAATCCATGCATGCTCCCGAGAAGATGTTAGAGCAGTCTTAGTTGTCTCTGTGTTCTATGTTAGTTTTCATTGCGTCTCTAGAACTCTAGCAATTTGTAGTAATGActttgttatcagcttccactcaaaaaaaaaaaaactttgttaTCAGCCAGAATGGTTAATAGGCTTCAAATTTGGCAGTCGACATCTTTTTCCGGCAAAATGGTTGTATGCGGGTCCCTAATATTTTCTTGCCAAAAAGATGAGTATTGTCTGCCTCCATCTATTTTTAACAAGATTTTTTTTCCACCATTGGTGTCCCCCGAATTTCATTACTTAATCGTAACGAAATTACAATAGTGCTCAGGTTCGACCGCCCGTTTAAGAGAGTTCTAAAGGAAACAACGAAAAGGTAGTGCAAGGATTGACGCAAAGGGCCAACATCATGTATCCTCAACACCGAGTTAAGCAGGAATTAAATCGACTACAAAAGGAAGCTCTCAGCTTCTCATAGACAGACGAAAAAGTAGATAGACCACGGCACCACGCCTCAACATGTTTACGCCTCCAGGTTTGCTTGAGCATCCTTGTTGCAGGAGCATCATGTTGACAGCCCCCCTCCCGTCTTGAGGGTGGAAGTGTAGCGCTGTGTTCTTGAGGACTTCCGCTCCTTTCTCCAACAGCTCCCGGTCGCCTTCTTTCTGTAGCCCTGCCCAATAAGAAAGGAGCGAGCTGGTTGAGCATATGAACTTTGTAGGAGATCGGACCATTTTATTTTCAAAACACACGCCATTTCTTGCTATCCAAAGGCTCCAGCAGATCGCCGCAACCcaatcatgaaatatttttctcCCACAGGGAGGTGTAATTTGATCCAACACCAGAATTGATCAAGCGAGATGGGGCGGCAAAGGCCCCCCACGACAGTGGCTACTAGACTCCATACATACTTGGACATGGCGCACTCGAACAACAAGTGTGGGATGGATTCAGGCTCACAGCAAAAGGAGCATCTCTCATCTCCCACCCATTTCCTTTTCACCAGGTTATCTTTTGTTAGAATTGCATTGTTGTAAATCAACCACATGAAGATTTTGATTTTCAGAGGGATTTTCGCTTGCCAAATGAATTTCATGGGGTTTTCTGGTTCCCCGCTGCACAAGGTTTTGTATACAGACTTGACAGAAAAGGCTCATGTTTTCCCTTTCAGCCACTTTGGTGTATCCTTTCCCCTACATGCTGAAAAGGGCGACAATAAAACATACATTTTTCTCAGTTGATCTTGTCTATGCTCGTCCAACCATCTTCGGAACGTCAGTCTCCATCCTCTCCTGGCCACCTCAGCCACTTTAATGTTTTGCTCTTTACATATATCGAACAGATCTAGGAATTTACTTCTCAGTGGGTTGATCCCACACCAAGCATCCCTCCAAAAGTCAGTCCCTTACCCATCTCCAATAACCATCACTCTATTCTTCACATATATATGTCCCTTACTTTTAGCAGGTCATTCCAAACTGGTGAGTTGGAATTCTTATGCCATAATTGAGACACACATTCCCTCTTCATATATTTCTGTCTAACTATTGTTTGCCATAGCCCTTCAACCCTTTCCAACTTCCACCACCATTTGCACAGCAGGCTTAGGTTCATTCTCCTCAGTTCCACTATTCCTAGgcccccttttctttttggaCCATTTGACAAGGTGGTACTTTTTTTTCAAGGCTCCagcttgccaaaaaaaaaaattcttgtcCTGTCCATTCTCTTGATTATGGTTTTCGGCAGCAAGTACAACGACATGCTGACTCAAGCTTGAGTTAATAAGAGTCAGTCGCCCTCCTATAGATAGAGCACCTCCTTTCCATCCATCCAGTCTTTTAACAACTTCTCATCTAGAGGTAGCCAGTTAGCCACCTTGATCCTAGAACCAGAGACCGGAACTCCAAGATATTTGATTGGCCAATCCCCCCACATCACACAATTAAATGTTTTTGAAAAATGAAGCGTTTTTTGTTGGTCTTGGCTAACCATAATCACTTCACTTTTATTGAAGTTGATTTTTAACCGTGACATGTTTTCATACAGATATAAGAGTAGCTTCATATTCCGAGCATTTTCTCCCGTGTCCTTCAGACAAATAATGGTATCATCCATGTACTGTAATATCGCCACTCCTTTGGGGACAAACTCCGGCACCAGACCTTCAATAAGACCATTTTTTTGAGCCAAATTAACCATTTTTGCTAGGGTGTCTACAGCAATATTAAACAGAAATGGGGATAACAGATCCCCCTGCCTAATCCCTTTACCACATTTGAAATAACCCCCCACCTTATTGTTGACCTTCACACTTAGAGTCCCACAAGTAACCACTTTTTCTATCCACTGGCACCATTTCTCACAAAATCCTCTCTgtctcaagcagtcaaacaggAATTTCCAACTGATTTTGTCATAAGCTTTTTCAAAGTAT from Panicum virgatum strain AP13 chromosome 9K, P.virgatum_v5, whole genome shotgun sequence encodes:
- the LOC120647880 gene encoding BTB/POZ and MATH domain-containing protein 1-like; the protein is MEAQVFRALFCFFVYTDSFPDMTKEDGEDVMAQHLLVAADRYSMERLKLMCEEKLCQYIDVGSVATILALAEQHHCHGLKKACFCFLSSPERLKIEGRLWRVKALSISAQAAPLSQRS